A window of Dehalococcoidia bacterium genomic DNA:
ACGTCGCCGTCCAGCTTGATGTAGGAGATGCCCGCCTTGTGGGCCTCGACCTCCAGGGGGTCTTCCTGCGCCGGATCATGCAAAGCGGCCACGTCCTCGTGGCGGAACAGGGCGTCGTCGTCGAAGTTCAGCTTGGCGTCCAGCGCCAGGATACGGCCGTCGCCGGTGATGACCAACGGGTTAATCTCAGCCAGGGAGCAGTCCTTGGCCTGGAAGAGCCGTGCGAGGTTCGCCATCACGTCTCCGGCGGCGCGCACCAGCTCCGGCGGGATGTTCATGCCGTAGGCGAGCTGCCGCCCCTGGTAGGGCTGGAAACCGACCACCGGGTGGATGGCCGCCCTGAAGATCTTCTCCGGCGCCTTCGCGGCGACCTCTTCTATCTCCATGCCGCCCGCCTCGCTCGCCATCATGACAGGCATGCGCGCGGCGCTGTCCATGACGATGGACAAGTACAGTTCCTTACGGACCGCCATCTGCTCCTCGACGAGCACCTGGTTGACGGGCGCGCCCTCCGGCCCTGTCTGGTGGGTGACGAGGCGCTTGCCCAGCAGGGCCTTCGCGGCGGCATGGGCCTCCTCCGGCGAGTTGACCAGCTTGACGCCGCCCGCCTTGCCGCGGCCTCCGGCGTGGACCTGCGCCTTGATGACCGCCTTGCCGCCGAGCTGCTCGGTCAGCTTCTTCGCGCGGGCGGGCGTCCTGGCGACGCCGCCTTTGGGGATCGGGATGCCATACTCG
This region includes:
- the sucC gene encoding ADP-forming succinate--CoA ligase subunit beta, translated to MKAHEYQAKQLFAEYGIPIPKGGVARTPARAKKLTEQLGGKAVIKAQVHAGGRGKAGGVKLVNSPEEAHAAAKALLGKRLVTHQTGPEGAPVNQVLVEEQMAVRKELYLSIVMDSAARMPVMMASEAGGMEIEEVAAKAPEKIFRAAIHPVVGFQPYQGRQLAYGMNIPPELVRAAGDVMANLARLFQAKDCSLAEINPLVITGDGRILALDAKLNFDDDALFRHEDVAALHDPAQEDPLEVEAHKAGISYIKLDGDVGCMVNGAGLAMATLDVIKLMGATPANFLDVGGGASEEQVAAAFKIILADKEAKRVLVNLFGGILRCDVAANGIIRAVKEVGVHVPIVVRMLGTNAEEGKKILAQSGLNIIVANDLNEAAQKVVAAR